One genomic segment of Gasterosteus aculeatus chromosome 6, fGasAcu3.hap1.1, whole genome shotgun sequence includes these proteins:
- the abhd12 gene encoding lysophosphatidylserine lipase ABHD12 isoform X1, producing MHLLSYWLSADQLLSAGVRDRAQLELSEPRRGLRLRVPVIRVSPPVNGSAVIPVPVMRKRNNSDDSGTLLERDPDLKQRPGEAAADWQGPGGERDMGRPFSRLGAGGKMKRMILWLLVVYVSIPFIVKLCPSIQAKLVFLNFVRMPYFLDLKKPLDHGLNHTHNFYLQPEAGQKIGVWHTVPAQMWREAQGKQGDWYDTTFSSTHTVILYLHGNAGTRGGDHRVQLYKVLSSLGFHVVAFDYRGWGDSDGSPTEGGMTADALYVYDWLKRRLDVKTPFYIWGHSLGTGVATNLVRALSDRGSPPHAVILESPFTNIREEARSHPFSKVYRYLPGFDWFFLDAITANDIRFASDENVKHISCPVLILHAEDDAVVPFHLGKKLYEAATRSQKLQGHKVQMVPFSSALGYQHKFIYRSPELPNILRDFLGPASRQKD from the exons ATGCATCTGTTGTCCTATTGGCTGAGCGCCGATCAGCTGCTCTCTGCGGGTGTTCGTGACCGCGCACAGCTCGAGCTGTCGGAGCCGCGGCGGGGACTCAGGCTCCGTGTCCCGGTCATCCGGGTCAGTCCTCCGGTTAACGGTTCTGCCGTTATTCCCGTGCCAGTGATGCGAAAGCGGAATAACTCTGATGACAGCGGCACTCTGCTGGAACGCGACCCGGACCTGAAGCAGCGTCCCGGGGAGGCAGCGGCCGACTGGCAGGGCCCGGGCGGGGAGCGGGACATGGGGAGACCCTTCAGCAG GTTGGGGGCGGGCgggaagatgaagaggatgatCTTGTGGCTGCTGGTCGTCTACGTCTCAATTCCCTTCATCGTCAAACTGTGTCCTTCAATCCAGGCCAAACTCGTCTTCCTCAACTTCG TGAGGATGCCGTACTTCCTCGACCTGAAGAAACCACTGGACCATGGactgaaccacacacacaacttctaCCTGCAGCCAGAGGCCGGCCAGAAGATTGGAGTctg gcaCACCGTTCCTGCTCAGATGTGGAGAGAAGCTCAGGGGAAACAAGGTGACTGGTACGACACCACCTTTAGCTCCACCCACACTGTCATCCTTTATCTCCATGGAAACGCAGGAACCAG aggaggagaccaccGAGTCCAGCTCTACAAG GTCCTCAGCTCGTTAGGGTTCCACGTCGTCGCCTTTGATTACAGAG GGTGGGGGGATTCCGATGGCTCCCCAACAGAGGGAGGGATGACAGCAGACGCTCTCTACGTCTACGATTGGCTGAAACGCCGTCTGGACGTTAAGACGCCGTTTTACATCTGGGGACACTCTCTGGGGACGgg CGTTGCCACGAACCTGGTCAGAGCGCTGAGCGACAGag GAAGTCCTCCTCACGCTGTGATCCTCGAGTCTCCTTTCACCAACATCAGAGAGGAGGCCAGAAGCCACCCATTCTCCAag GTGTACAGATACCTGCCTGGCTTTGATTGGTTCTTCCTGGACGCCATCACAGCGAACGACATCCGCTTCGCCAGCGACGAGAA CGTGAAGCACATCTCCTGTCCCGTGCTGATCCTCCACGCCGAGGACGACGCCGTGGTCCCCTTCCACCTCGGGAAAAAG CTCTACGAGGCTGCCACCCGGTCCCAGAAGCTCCAAGGACACAAGGTCCAGATGGTCCCCTTCTCCTCGGCGCTGGGCTACCAGCACAAGTTCATCTACAGGAGCCCAGAGCTGCCGAACATCCTCAG
- the abhd12 gene encoding lysophosphatidylserine lipase ABHD12 isoform X2, producing the protein MRKRNNSDDSGTLLERDPDLKQRPGEAAADWQGPGGERDMGRPFSRLGAGGKMKRMILWLLVVYVSIPFIVKLCPSIQAKLVFLNFVRMPYFLDLKKPLDHGLNHTHNFYLQPEAGQKIGVWHTVPAQMWREAQGKQGDWYDTTFSSTHTVILYLHGNAGTRGGDHRVQLYKVLSSLGFHVVAFDYRGWGDSDGSPTEGGMTADALYVYDWLKRRLDVKTPFYIWGHSLGTGVATNLVRALSDRGSPPHAVILESPFTNIREEARSHPFSKVYRYLPGFDWFFLDAITANDIRFASDENVKHISCPVLILHAEDDAVVPFHLGKKLYEAATRSQKLQGHKVQMVPFSSALGYQHKFIYRSPELPNILRDFLGPASRQKD; encoded by the exons ATGCGAAAGCGGAATAACTCTGATGACAGCGGCACTCTGCTGGAACGCGACCCGGACCTGAAGCAGCGTCCCGGGGAGGCAGCGGCCGACTGGCAGGGCCCGGGCGGGGAGCGGGACATGGGGAGACCCTTCAGCAG GTTGGGGGCGGGCgggaagatgaagaggatgatCTTGTGGCTGCTGGTCGTCTACGTCTCAATTCCCTTCATCGTCAAACTGTGTCCTTCAATCCAGGCCAAACTCGTCTTCCTCAACTTCG TGAGGATGCCGTACTTCCTCGACCTGAAGAAACCACTGGACCATGGactgaaccacacacacaacttctaCCTGCAGCCAGAGGCCGGCCAGAAGATTGGAGTctg gcaCACCGTTCCTGCTCAGATGTGGAGAGAAGCTCAGGGGAAACAAGGTGACTGGTACGACACCACCTTTAGCTCCACCCACACTGTCATCCTTTATCTCCATGGAAACGCAGGAACCAG aggaggagaccaccGAGTCCAGCTCTACAAG GTCCTCAGCTCGTTAGGGTTCCACGTCGTCGCCTTTGATTACAGAG GGTGGGGGGATTCCGATGGCTCCCCAACAGAGGGAGGGATGACAGCAGACGCTCTCTACGTCTACGATTGGCTGAAACGCCGTCTGGACGTTAAGACGCCGTTTTACATCTGGGGACACTCTCTGGGGACGgg CGTTGCCACGAACCTGGTCAGAGCGCTGAGCGACAGag GAAGTCCTCCTCACGCTGTGATCCTCGAGTCTCCTTTCACCAACATCAGAGAGGAGGCCAGAAGCCACCCATTCTCCAag GTGTACAGATACCTGCCTGGCTTTGATTGGTTCTTCCTGGACGCCATCACAGCGAACGACATCCGCTTCGCCAGCGACGAGAA CGTGAAGCACATCTCCTGTCCCGTGCTGATCCTCCACGCCGAGGACGACGCCGTGGTCCCCTTCCACCTCGGGAAAAAG CTCTACGAGGCTGCCACCCGGTCCCAGAAGCTCCAAGGACACAAGGTCCAGATGGTCCCCTTCTCCTCGGCGCTGGGCTACCAGCACAAGTTCATCTACAGGAGCCCAGAGCTGCCGAACATCCTCAG
- the gins1 gene encoding DNA replication complex GINS protein PSF1, which translates to MLAPVDLKFGPTRLPERHFFLARDHNTLRFFPRNRSESPAAGPVPGLFDFPCALFVFHGTGMFCEKAIELIRELHRMSDGQLPAFNEDGLRQVLQEMEALYDQNQSDVNEAKAEGRSDLIASIKLRHCCLLRNQRCVTAYLYDRLLRIRALRWEYGSVLPANVRFHMCAEEVQWFSQYKKSLASFMRSLGGGEGLDITQDMKPPKSLYIEVRCLKDHGEFEIDDGTVILLKKNSQHFLPRWKCEQLIRQGVLEHVMS; encoded by the exons ATGCTCGCTCCCGTGGATTTGAAGTTTGGCCCAACGCGGCTTCCGGAGCGACACTTTTTTTTGGCACGTGATCACAACACGCTACGATTTTTCCCGCGAAACCGCAGCGAGAGTCCCGCTGCTGGTCCGGTTCCGGGACTTTTTGACTTTCCGTGCGCGCTGTTCGTGTTTCACGGTACCGGAATGTTTTGTGAGAAAGCCATCGAGTTGATTCGGGAGCTCCACCGGATGAGTGACGGACAGCTGCCCGCTTTTAAC GAGGACGGACTGCGGCAGGTTCTGCAGGAGATGGAAGCTCTGTACGACCAGAACCAGAGTGACGT TAACGAGGCAAAAGCTGAAGGTCGATCTGACCTCATCGCCTCCATCAAACTACGTCACTGCTGCTTGTTGAGGAACCAACGCTGTGTCACCGCCtacct CTACGACCGTCTCCTGAGGATCCGCGCTCTGCGTTGGGAGTACGGTAGCGTTCTGCCTGCTAACGTTCGCTTCCACATGTGTGCAGAGGAG GTGCAGTGGTTCAGTCAGTACAAAAAGTCACTGGCCTCCTTCATGCGGTCCCTTGGGGGGGGCGAGGGTCTGGACATCACTCAGGACATGAAGCCTCCAAAGAGCCTCTACATCGAG GTGAGGTGTCTGAAGGATCACGGAGAGTTTGAGATCGACGATGGAACCGTCATCCTTCTGAAGAAGAACAGCCAG CACTTCCTGCCGCGGTGGAAATGTGAGCAGCTGATTCGTCAGGGCGTCCTGGAGCACGTGATGTCCTGA
- the ninl gene encoding ninein-like protein isoform X2 → MQEAELSHYVTQLKVEFDGCDSTATGFLDREQLTELCRKLQLEAQRPVLLDTLLGGRHYAQVNFEEFKTGLVAVLSRSLDSSTSEDDSSYLEPVVREEVKPKFVKGGKRYGRRSQPDAAPTGVTDSPPSRSKAAASSPGGVRRAKVRRSTSLESIESLKTEEETGSRKERLQSDFQSKGPQQELDLGVVGRDGAGGLQQLYTEVLCEVRSSSVTASAFKQDVDALLGNAKLDGRDFQKVLRCSAPVSCSTPVRSADLQRPQPWHQAALEERSVRSTSPSLLAATVGQRVLGRLDEGSGCTSPERVVALWTEEGIRNGRDILQTLDFPLEERLSLADLTLALDNELLVSGNGIHQAALISYKNEVQHLQVQVEQACRERDKMKTDLDLSHQRNLQLVREVDEHHSSLETLNQSRIRDLEQDFRDRLAAVRGQAEQESEALVQQAESERRSLRGELRLLRAQEAELREELCGAKQESSRLEEDLSAAKLKLTEAQSSVSRLQRDVDQLLLDKLGVLDPTGLSHEERFSQMVRDYEVQCRELQDRNDELSSELELLKSQRSDRKSRRSAGDDGALSWAEQRRSNETNCDDVQVKTSLSPLLPKKPQPTDKTALCSLHSVSGPSVSIQTELAVEQLKTKQQQELQELHVQLETRVNYYERSLEVMRQSMEVERKDIAQAFKMEISELEEQKSQAEQEVKQLKEALGRLHPQAGGGGWSHGQERRMQRERAELEQNFAREIGNLVQRLSSEKDEMEAELKLEKDQEVMLVSGESALRLPSRMKLQRHERRRLPEQRGAEEQLSQSEASVEELRGRLEEELKACSRRCSELESRLEESISFLEALELTSQRLGSEKSSVQGELQQVRSREEQLLRQVTQMKEELGNLQTASNGVLQKQKRLQAREQRVDVLKMELESLQEDSRFQAQGLSKATAGLDLLKMDRARLIQDLKDQAMAVDTLQLELDGVFEELDRRRSAKEALQEALKQEQTLTSLLQSALDGDKEEVHGVGQENGTYAQLVDQLSNQIVEMEEEISTLRDHLRELSAQLNDTADLVLDLRRQLNSKTSELDLLRAEVAELSRRDEDQHRKDLDVSRRQVLQLQKNLLESQNQLRTAEQDFEQEKRTMMQKLMELEKLVLDLEEVMDLASPHRSQLEEVRAENGALGQRLGALQQEVSELEDDVAKRTRKLDEMEREHERSREAEKTLHKENSRYREELLDLSARNLRLSADNGELSARLRGDQESLQMLRERLLTVSKEQEEGVSTERPPSVPQDQLTRLSALEAELSAETLKLQRLEEDKDKLLREADERNNKVEALQRALFSVEAEGEELRSQLRAVCQEKLGHAQEVSQRQRKVEELESSVRKLMRVEEELRQGLQEQQEEIHKLRVQNQELQHELAALQVQNQEQQILKTELMEAQDQVQRADAALQLDRLQHLRRLQEVQRQAGDGHREQEERLQEEQGRSRQLEETLRLRAQHSSSHISMKQDQYEKAVLVLRQRTEELETTLKAVRLVLQEKVQQLKEQLAKNRKSGALLKDLHGENAQLMKALQVTEQRQKHAEKKNFLLEDRVRALNSLLREVVTAV, encoded by the exons AGCCTGAAGACCgaagaggagacaggaagtcgGAAGGAGAGACTCCAGTCAGACTTTCAGAGTAAAG GTCCTCAGCAGGAGTTGGATCTGGGGGTTGTTGGGAGAGATGGAGCAGGAGGTCTCCAGCAGCTCTACACAGAAGTTCTCTGTGAAGTGAGAAGCTCGTCAGTAACCGCGTCAGCGTTCAAACAGGATGTGGACGCGCTGCTCGGGAACGCCAAACTGGACGGCAGAGACTTCCAGAAGGTTCTGCGTTGCTCCGCCCCTGTGTCCTGCTCCACCCCTGTGCGGTCAGCTGACCTGCAGAGGCCGCAACCGTGG CATCAGGCCGCCCTAGAGGAGCGCTCGGTTCGCTCCACCTCGCCCTCCCTGCTGGCGGCCACTGTGGGTCAGAGGGTCCTGGGCCGCCTGGACGAAGGCTCGGGATGCACCAGCCCAGAGCGGGTCGTCGCCCTCTGGACCGAGGAGGGCATCCGGAACGGTCGGGACATCCTGCAG ACGCTGGACTTCCCACTGGAGGAGCGGCTCAGTCTAGCGGACCTGACTCTGGCTTTGGACAACGAGCTGCTGGTCAGTGGTAACGGCATCCACCAGGCCGCCCTCATCTCCTACAAGAACGAGGTGCAGCACCTGCA ggtgcaggtggagcaggcCTGCAGAGAGCGGGACAAGATGAAGACCGACCTGGATCTGTCCCATCAGAGGAACCTTCAGCTGGTCAGAGAGGTGGACGAACACCACAGCAGCCTGGAGACCCTCAACCAGAGCCGGATCAG GGACCTGGAGCAGGACTTCCGGGACAGGCTGGCGGCGGTGCGCGGCCAGGCGGAGCAGGAGAGCGAGGCTCTGGTCCAGCAGGCGGAGAGCGAGCGCCGCTCCCTGCGTGGCGAGCTACGGCTGCTTCGAGCCCAGGAGGCGGAGCTACGGGAGGAGCTCTGCGGCGCCAAACAG GAGAGCAGTCGGCTGGAGGAGGACCTGAGTGCAGCGAAGCTGAAGCTGACTGAAGCACAAAGCTCCGTGAGCCGTCTGCAGAGAGACgtggaccagctgctgctggacaag CTTGGAGTTCTGGACCCGACTGGTCTGAGTCACGAGGAGCGATTCTCCCAAATGGTCAGAGACTACGAAGTGCAGTGCCGG GAGCTGCAGGACAGAAATGATGAGCTGAGCTCGGAACTGGAGCTGCTGAAGAGTCAGAGGAGCGACAGGAAGTCCAGACGTTCTGCTGGAGACGACGGAGCGCTGAGCTGGGCCGAACAACGACGCAGCAACGAAACCAACTGTG atgACGTCCAGGTGAAGACCAGCTTGTCTCCTCTGCTGCCGAAGAAACCGCAGCCGACAGATAAAACGG CTCTGTGCTCCCTGCACAGCGTCTCTGGGCCCAGCGTCAGCATCCAGACGGAGCTGGCTGTGGAGCAGCTGAAgaccaaacagcagcaggagctgcaggagctgcacgTCCAGCTGGAGACACGG GTGAACTACTATGAGCGCAGCCTGGAGGTGATGAGGCAGAGCATGGAGGTGGAGCGTAAAGACATTGCTCAGGCCTTCAAG ATGGAGATcagcgagctggaggagcagaagtCTCAGGCggagcaggaggtgaagcagctgaaggaggcTCTGGGCCGACTGCACCCGcaggccggaggaggagggtggagtcATGGGCAGGAGCGTCG aatgcaacggGAGCGGGCAGAGCTGGAGCAGAACTTTGCCAGAGAAATCGGCAACCTGGTCCAGAGGCTGAGCTCTGAGAAGGACGAGATGGAGGCGGAGCTGAAGCTGGAGAAGGACCAGGAAGTGATGCTGGTCAG CGGCGAATCAGCGCTGCGGCTGCCCTCTCGCATGAAGCTGCAGCGCCACGAGCGCCGCCGGCTCCCAGAGCAGAGAGGTGCTGAGGAGCAGCTCAGCCAATCGGAGGCCAGCGTGGAGGAGCTCAGAgggcggctggaggaggagcttaaAGCCTGTAGCAGGCGCTGTTCTGAGCTGGAATCCAGGCTGGAAGAGAGCATCTCCTTCCTGGAGGCCCTTGAGCTTACGAGTCAGCGTCTGGGCTCAGAGAAGAGCTCTGTGCAAGGggagctgcagcaggtgaggagcagggaggagcagCTTCTGCGTCAGGTGACCCAGATGAAGGAGGAGCTGGGAAACCTTCAGACGGCGTCCAATGGAGTCCTGCAGAAGCAGAAGCGGCTCCAAGCCAGAGAGCAGAGGGTGGATGTCCTGAAGATGGAGCTGGAGAGTCTGCAGGAGGACTCCAGGTTCCAGGCTCAAGGTCTGTCCAAAGCCACTGCTGGACTAGACTTGCTAAAGATGGACCGGGCCAGGCTGATCCAGGACCTGAAGGACCAGGCCATGGCTGTGGACACcctgcagctggagctggacGGCGTCTTCGAGGAGTTGGATAGGAGGAGAAGCGCCAAGGAGGCTCTCCAGGAGGCCCTGAAGCAGGAGCAGACCCTGACCTCGCTGCTCCAGTCTGCTCTGGATGGGGACAAGGAGGAGGTCCATGGTGTTGGCCAGGAGAACGGGACCTATGCCCAGCTGGTGGACCAGCTCTCCAACCAGATcgtagagatggaggaggagatctCCACTCTCAGAGACCATCTCAGAGAGCTCAGcgctcagctaaatgacactgCAGACCTGGTCCTGGACCTCCGGAGGCAGCTCAACTCCAAAACCAGCGAGTTGGATCTGCTCCGGGCCGAGGTCGCAGAGCTCTCACGCCGAGACGAGGACCAGCACCGGAAAGACCTGGATGTGAGCAGACGCCAGGTCCTTCAGCTGCAGAAGAACCTGCTGGAGTCCCAGAACCAGCTGAGGACTGCGGAGCAGGACTTTGAGCAGGAGAAGAGGACCATGATGCAGAagctgatggagctggagaagctggtcctggacctggaggaggtgatggaccTGGCCAGTCCACACAG GtcccagctggaggaggtgcgGGCGGAGAACGGCGCCTTGGGGCAGCGGCTCGGCGCCCTGCAGCAGGAGGTCAGCGAGCTGGAGGACGACGTCGCCAAGAGGAC GAGGAAACTGGACGAGATGGAGAGGGAACACGAGCGGAGCCGAGAAGCAGAGAAGACGCTGCACAAAGAG AACTCCAGGTAccgagaggagctgctggacctGAGCGCCAGGAACCTGCGGCTCAGCGCTGACAACGGCGAGCTGAGCGCCCGTCTCCGCGGCGACCAGGAGTCGCTCCAGATGCTGCGGGAGCGCCTGCTGACTGTCTCCAaggaacaggaggagggggTTTCCACG gagAGACCGCCGAGTGTCCCCCAAGACCAG CTGACCCGTCTGTCGgcgctggaggcggagcttagCGCTGAGACCCTGAAGCTGCAGCGGttggaggaggacaaagacaaactgctgAGAGAAGCGGACGAGCGGAACAACAAG GTGGAGGCTCTGCAGCGGGCGCTGTTCTCcgtggaggcggagggggaggagcttcgCTCTCAGCTGCGCGCCGTCTGTCAGGAGAAGCTAGGCCACGCCCAGGAAGTGAGCCAGCGGCAGAGGAAG gtggaggagctggagagcagCGTCAGGAAGCTgatgagggtggaggaggagctccgTCAGGgtctgcaggagcagcaggaggagatccaCAAACTGAGAGTCCAGAACCAGGAGCTCCAGCACGAG CTGGCAGCTCTGCAGGTCCAGAACCAGGAGCAGCAGATCCTGAAGACCGAGCTGATGGAGGCTCAAGACCAG GTGCAGCGGGCCGATGCCGCGCTGCAGCTGGACCGGTTGCAGCACCtgaggaggctgcaggaggtgCAGAGGCAGGCCGGAGATGGACacagggagcaggaggagcggctgcaggaggagcaggggaggagtcggcagctggaggagacgcTACGGCTTCGGGCCCAGCACAGCAGCTCCCACATCAGCATGAAGCAG GACCAATATGAAAAGGCGGTGCTGGTCCTGCGGCAGAGGACTGAGGAGCTGGAGACCACTCTGAAGGCGGTCCGGCTGGTCCTGCAAGAGAAGGTCCAGCAGCTCAAAGAGCAG CTGGCGAAGAACAGGAAGTCTGGTGCGCTGCTGAAGGATCTGCACGGCGAGAACGCTCAGCTGATGAAGGCCCTGCAGGTCACGGAGCAGCGGCAGAAACACGCAGAGAAGAAGAACTTCCTGCTGGAGGACCGAGTCCGCGCTCTGAACAGCCTGCTGAGGGAAGTTGTCACGGCCGTCTGA